A DNA window from Pseudomonas wuhanensis contains the following coding sequences:
- a CDS encoding sulfite exporter TauE/SafE family protein: MEFLLYLALGACAGVLAGLFGVGGGIIIVPVLVFSFTLQGFDASILTHLAVGTSLATIIFTSINSVREHHSRGAVRWPIFAWMTLGILLGAGFGALTAEAISGPNLQKIIGVFALIIAVQLALDFKPKASRTVPGKVGLTVAGSVIGWASAIFGIGGGSLTVPFLTWRSVPMQQAVATSSACGLPIALASALSFMILGWHDPLLPAHSLGFVYLPALLGIALTSMVFARLGARLAHTLSPRLLKRLFAALLFCVGLSFLL, from the coding sequence ATGGAATTTCTGCTTTATCTGGCGCTGGGCGCCTGTGCCGGCGTGCTGGCCGGGCTGTTCGGGGTGGGTGGCGGGATCATTATCGTCCCGGTGCTGGTGTTCAGTTTCACCTTGCAGGGGTTCGATGCATCGATTTTGACGCATCTGGCCGTCGGCACCTCCCTGGCGACGATCATCTTTACGTCGATCAATTCGGTTCGCGAGCACCATAGCCGTGGCGCTGTGCGTTGGCCGATTTTTGCCTGGATGACCCTTGGCATTCTGCTCGGTGCCGGTTTCGGCGCGCTGACTGCCGAAGCGATTTCCGGGCCGAATTTGCAGAAGATCATTGGTGTATTTGCGCTGATCATTGCCGTTCAACTCGCTTTGGACTTCAAGCCCAAGGCCAGCCGAACGGTACCGGGAAAAGTCGGTCTGACCGTGGCTGGTAGTGTCATTGGCTGGGCCTCGGCGATTTTCGGGATTGGCGGCGGTTCGTTGACCGTGCCGTTCCTGACCTGGCGCAGCGTACCGATGCAGCAGGCGGTGGCCACTTCGTCGGCCTGTGGCCTGCCAATCGCCTTGGCCAGTGCATTAAGTTTCATGATTTTGGGGTGGCACGATCCACTGCTGCCGGCCCATAGTCTCGGTTTTGTTTATTTGCCGGCGCTGCTGGGGATTGCCCTGACCAGCATGGTTTTCGCCCGCCTCGGTGCGCGACTGGCCCACACGCTGTCGCCGCGCTTGCTGAAAAGATTGTTTGCCGCTTTGCTGTTTTGCGTCGGCTTGAGCTTCTTGCTCTGA
- the lgt gene encoding prolipoprotein diacylglyceryl transferase produces the protein MLPYPQIDPVALAIGPLKIHWYGLMYLIGIGGAWWLASRRLNRFDPTWTKEKLSDMVFWMSMGVIVGGRLGYVLFYDLNAYLANPTLIFEVWKGGMSFHGGFIGVMLAALWFGKKNDKSFFQLMDFVAPMVPIGLGAGRIGNFINAELWGKATDVPWAMVFPTDPAQLARHPSQLYQFALEGLALFAILWLFSRKPRPTMAVSGMFALFYGIFRFIVEFVRVPDAQLGYLAWNWLTMGQVLCVPMIVGGLFLIWLAYRRAPAAPAAAV, from the coding sequence ATGCTGCCTTACCCGCAGATCGACCCGGTGGCCCTGGCCATCGGTCCGCTGAAAATCCACTGGTACGGCCTGATGTACCTGATCGGCATCGGCGGTGCGTGGTGGCTGGCGTCACGCCGGCTGAATCGCTTCGACCCGACCTGGACCAAGGAGAAACTCTCCGACATGGTGTTCTGGATGTCGATGGGTGTCATCGTCGGCGGCCGCTTGGGTTATGTGCTGTTTTACGATCTGAACGCCTATCTGGCCAACCCGACTCTGATCTTCGAAGTGTGGAAGGGCGGCATGTCGTTCCACGGCGGGTTTATCGGTGTGATGCTGGCGGCGCTGTGGTTCGGTAAAAAGAACGACAAGTCGTTCTTCCAGCTGATGGACTTCGTCGCGCCGATGGTGCCGATTGGCCTGGGTGCCGGGCGCATTGGCAACTTCATCAACGCCGAGTTGTGGGGCAAGGCGACCGACGTGCCGTGGGCGATGGTTTTCCCGACCGATCCGGCGCAACTGGCGCGTCATCCTTCGCAGCTGTACCAGTTCGCGCTGGAAGGCCTGGCGCTGTTCGCGATCCTCTGGCTGTTCTCGCGCAAGCCGCGGCCGACCATGGCGGTGTCCGGGATGTTCGCGCTGTTCTATGGCATCTTCCGCTTCATCGTCGAATTCGTTCGCGTGCCGGATGCGCAACTGGGTTATCTGGCCTGGAACTGGCTGACCATGGGCCAAGTGTTGTGCGTACCGATGATTGTCGGCGGGCTGTTCCTGATCTGGCTGGCTTATCGACGCGCCCCGGCGGCCCCCGCGGCGGCTGTATAA
- a CDS encoding thymidylate synthase — protein MKQYLELVAHVIKNGTKQANRTGVNTISFPGAMLRFDLQEGFPAITTRKMAFKSAIGEMCGFLRGVNNAAEFRALGCKVWDQNANENAQWLANPFRQGEDDLGEIYGVQWRKWPAYKQIPVSNQAAIEQTLSQGYRQIAEGEEDGEAYVVLYKAIDQIRQCVDTIIKDPGSRRILFHGWNVAQLDEMALPPCHLLYQFHPNVETKEISLTLYIRSNDLGLGTPFNLTEGAALLSLIGRLTGYTPRWFTYFIGDAHVYENHLDMLNEQLKREPFPMPKLVISDRVPEFAKTGVYQPEWLELIEPSDFSLEGYEHHAPMTAPMAV, from the coding sequence ATGAAGCAATATCTCGAATTGGTCGCCCACGTCATCAAGAACGGCACCAAACAGGCCAACCGCACCGGCGTGAACACCATCAGCTTTCCGGGCGCGATGCTGCGCTTCGATCTGCAGGAAGGTTTTCCGGCAATCACCACCCGCAAGATGGCCTTCAAATCGGCCATCGGCGAGATGTGCGGTTTTCTGCGCGGGGTGAACAACGCCGCCGAATTCCGTGCGCTGGGCTGCAAGGTCTGGGACCAGAACGCCAACGAAAACGCCCAGTGGCTGGCCAACCCGTTCCGTCAGGGCGAAGACGACCTCGGCGAGATCTACGGCGTGCAATGGCGCAAATGGCCGGCGTACAAGCAGATCCCGGTCAGCAATCAGGCCGCCATCGAGCAGACCCTGAGCCAGGGTTATCGTCAGATTGCCGAAGGCGAAGAAGACGGCGAGGCTTATGTGGTGCTGTACAAGGCGATCGACCAGATCCGCCAGTGCGTCGACACCATCATCAAGGATCCAGGCAGCCGTCGCATCCTGTTCCACGGCTGGAACGTCGCCCAGCTCGACGAAATGGCCCTGCCGCCGTGCCACTTGCTGTACCAGTTCCACCCGAATGTCGAGACCAAAGAGATCTCTTTGACCCTCTACATCCGCTCCAACGACCTGGGCCTGGGCACGCCGTTCAACCTCACCGAAGGCGCCGCGCTGCTCAGCCTGATCGGTCGCCTGACCGGTTACACACCGCGCTGGTTCACCTATTTCATCGGCGATGCCCACGTCTACGAGAACCACCTGGACATGCTCAACGAACAGCTCAAGCGCGAGCCGTTCCCGATGCCGAAACTGGTGATTAGCGACCGGGTGCCGGAGTTTGCCAAGACCGGTGTTTATCAGCCGGAGTGGCTGGAGTTGATCGAACCGAGTGACTTCTCGCTGGAAGGCTATGAGCACCACGCGCCGATGACCGCGCCGATGGCGGTCTAA
- the cadR gene encoding Cd(II)/Pb(II)-responsive transcriptional regulator: protein MKIGELAKLTDCAVETIRYYERENLLPEPARSDGNYRVYTQAHAERLTFIRNCRTLDMTLEEIRSLLALRDSPQDQCENVNALIDEHIHHVKARIDGLLALQTQLLDLRQRCSEGPDIDQCGILQRLEVSGGVVATEVEHSHVGRSHGH, encoded by the coding sequence ATGAAAATAGGAGAGCTGGCGAAACTCACCGACTGCGCCGTGGAAACCATCCGTTACTACGAGCGCGAAAACCTGCTGCCGGAGCCGGCCCGCAGCGACGGCAATTACCGCGTCTACACCCAGGCCCACGCCGAGCGCCTGACCTTCATCCGCAACTGCCGCACGCTGGACATGACCCTCGAGGAAATCCGCAGCCTGCTGGCCCTGCGCGACAGCCCGCAGGATCAATGCGAAAACGTCAACGCGCTGATCGACGAACACATCCACCATGTGAAGGCGCGTATCGATGGTTTGCTGGCCTTGCAGACACAACTGCTCGACCTGCGCCAACGCTGCAGCGAAGGGCCGGATATCGATCAATGCGGGATTTTGCAGCGGTTGGAAGTGAGTGGCGGGGTTGTGGCGACGGAGGTTGAGCATTCCCATGTCGGGAGAAGTCATGGGCATTAG
- a CDS encoding heavy metal translocating P-type ATPase has protein sequence MSDSLHTHKPEAGHDHSHKLQPVQKHSHDGHGDSCCSSKAAAPSLIKLSETPTAGARLSSFRIEAMDCPTEQTLIQNKLGKLSGVQQLEFNLINRVLGVTHDLPSTMPIIDAIKSLGMHAEPMEQGVEAPASSPVPAKKPWWPLALSGVGALAAEFIHFTDAAPNWVVAVIALISILSGGLSTYKKGWIALKNLNLNINALMSIAVTGAILIGQWPEAAMVMFLFTVAELIEARSLDRARNAIGGLMQMAPEQATVQQADGSWVAQPVKNIELGARVRVRPGERIGLDGEVLSGNSTIDQAPITGESLPVEKTIGDKVFAGTINQSGSLEYTVTAAANNSTLARIIHAVEQAQGARAPTQRFVDAFSKIYTPAVFILALAVAVIPPLFMDALWFDWIYRALVLLVVACPCALVISTPVTIVSGLAAAARKGILIKGGVYLEHGHKLDYLALDKTGTLTHGKPVQTDYLSLDPTADGIAPAIAAALAGRSDHPVSLAIANAAVVDNQRAPLTVDNFEALAGRGVRGEINGELYHLGNHRLVEDLGLCSPALEEKLFALEKQGKSVVLLLDKSGPLALFAVADTVKASSREAIRQLHELGIKTLMLTGDNVHTAQVIAAHVGIDQAQGDLLPTEKLQAIEALYAQGHRVGMVGDGINDAPALARAEIGFAMAAAGTDTAIETADVALMDDDLRKIPAFISLSRQTSNILKQNIALALVIKAIFLGVTFAGIATMWMAVFADMGVSLLVVFNGLRLLRK, from the coding sequence ATGAGCGATTCTCTTCACACCCACAAACCCGAGGCCGGGCACGATCACAGCCACAAGCTGCAGCCTGTGCAGAAGCACAGCCATGACGGCCACGGGGATTCCTGCTGTTCCTCCAAAGCAGCAGCGCCGTCGCTGATCAAGTTGAGCGAGACGCCGACCGCCGGTGCGCGGCTGAGCAGCTTTCGCATCGAGGCAATGGACTGCCCGACCGAGCAGACGCTGATCCAGAACAAACTCGGGAAGCTTTCGGGTGTGCAGCAACTGGAATTCAACCTGATCAATCGGGTGCTGGGCGTGACCCATGACCTGCCAAGCACCATGCCGATCATCGACGCAATCAAGTCCCTCGGCATGCACGCCGAGCCGATGGAGCAGGGCGTTGAAGCGCCAGCGTCGAGCCCTGTACCTGCGAAAAAGCCCTGGTGGCCGCTGGCGCTGTCCGGCGTCGGCGCGCTGGCCGCCGAGTTTATCCACTTCACCGATGCGGCACCAAACTGGGTGGTGGCAGTTATCGCGCTGATCTCGATCCTCAGCGGTGGCCTCAGCACTTACAAAAAGGGCTGGATCGCCCTGAAAAACCTCAACCTGAACATCAACGCGCTGATGAGCATCGCAGTGACCGGCGCGATCCTGATCGGCCAATGGCCGGAAGCGGCGATGGTGATGTTTCTGTTCACCGTGGCCGAGTTGATCGAAGCCAGGTCTCTGGACCGGGCGCGCAACGCCATCGGCGGGCTGATGCAGATGGCCCCCGAGCAGGCCACGGTGCAGCAGGCCGACGGCAGCTGGGTCGCCCAACCGGTTAAAAACATCGAACTGGGTGCGCGGGTGCGGGTGCGTCCCGGCGAGCGGATCGGTCTGGACGGCGAAGTGCTGTCCGGCAACTCGACCATCGATCAGGCGCCGATCACCGGTGAAAGCCTGCCGGTGGAGAAAACCATCGGCGACAAAGTGTTCGCCGGCACCATCAACCAGTCTGGTTCGTTGGAATACACGGTAACCGCGGCGGCGAACAATTCGACCCTGGCGCGGATTATCCACGCTGTGGAACAGGCTCAGGGGGCACGCGCTCCGACCCAGCGTTTCGTCGACGCCTTCTCGAAAATCTACACCCCGGCGGTGTTCATCCTGGCCCTGGCCGTGGCAGTGATCCCGCCGCTGTTCATGGATGCGCTGTGGTTCGACTGGATCTACCGGGCGCTGGTGCTGCTGGTAGTCGCCTGCCCGTGCGCGTTGGTGATTTCCACCCCGGTGACCATTGTCAGCGGCCTCGCGGCAGCGGCGCGCAAAGGGATCTTGATCAAGGGCGGCGTCTATCTGGAGCACGGCCACAAACTCGATTACCTGGCCCTCGACAAGACCGGCACCCTCACTCACGGCAAACCGGTGCAGACCGATTATTTGTCCCTCGACCCAACCGCTGATGGAATAGCTCCGGCCATTGCGGCGGCACTGGCTGGTCGCTCGGATCATCCGGTGTCGCTGGCTATCGCCAATGCGGCAGTTGTGGATAACCAACGCGCACCACTGACTGTGGATAACTTCGAAGCCCTGGCCGGTCGCGGTGTGCGCGGCGAGATTAACGGTGAGCTCTACCACTTGGGCAACCACCGCTTGGTGGAAGATTTGGGCCTGTGTTCTCCAGCGCTGGAAGAGAAACTGTTTGCTCTGGAAAAACAGGGCAAGTCGGTGGTGCTGTTGCTCGACAAGTCGGGTCCCTTGGCGCTGTTTGCCGTCGCGGACACCGTGAAAGCGTCCAGCCGCGAAGCGATCCGGCAGTTACATGAGCTGGGCATCAAAACCCTGATGCTGACCGGCGACAACGTTCACACTGCCCAAGTCATCGCCGCCCACGTGGGCATCGATCAGGCACAGGGCGATCTGTTGCCAACCGAGAAGCTGCAAGCCATCGAAGCGCTGTATGCCCAAGGCCATCGGGTCGGGATGGTCGGCGACGGCATTAATGACGCCCCGGCACTGGCGCGGGCCGAGATCGGTTTTGCCATGGCGGCCGCCGGGACCGACACCGCCATCGAAACCGCCGATGTCGCCCTGATGGACGACGATCTGCGCAAGATCCCGGCCTTCATCAGCCTGTCGCGGCAGACCTCCAATATCCTCAAACAGAACATCGCCCTGGCATTGGTCATCAAAGCGATCTTTCTTGGGGTAACCTTCGCCGGGATCGCCACCATGTGGATGGCGGTGTTCGCCGACATGGGCGTGAGCCTGTTGGTGGTGTTCAATGGTTTGCGCCTGTTGCGTAAATAA
- a CDS encoding LysR family transcriptional regulator has translation MLSAELKAFYMVARLGSITLAAKKLGLSQPTVTTQIRHLESQYSVELFYRGGRRLSVSDEGARLLPMVKALLQQEADIEFFLRNSGQVQGTLRIAATAPYYILDLVKTFRERLPQVEVSVEIGNSQQVLEALEDYRVDVAASSQLLDDARLIRRVLGSDPLVLAVHRHHPLAVHDHVPLSALAGHTLLMRESGSTTRRLTEELLASAGVSFGPLLEIGSRESIREAVLRNIGISIIARQEVPHDPQLRVLTIENAPQIPEYLYCLKERKGARLPAAFLGLAQEMAPA, from the coding sequence GTGCTGAGTGCCGAGCTGAAGGCGTTTTACATGGTTGCCCGGTTGGGCAGCATTACCCTGGCGGCGAAAAAGCTCGGCCTGAGCCAGCCGACGGTGACGACCCAGATTCGGCATCTGGAAAGCCAGTACTCGGTTGAACTGTTCTATCGTGGCGGTCGCCGCCTCAGCGTCAGCGACGAAGGCGCGCGGTTGCTGCCGATGGTCAAGGCGCTGTTGCAGCAGGAAGCCGACATCGAGTTTTTCCTGCGCAACAGTGGTCAGGTCCAGGGCACGTTGCGCATCGCTGCCACGGCGCCGTATTACATTCTCGATCTGGTGAAGACCTTTCGCGAACGTTTGCCGCAGGTGGAGGTGTCGGTGGAAATTGGCAATTCTCAACAGGTGCTCGAAGCGCTGGAGGATTATCGGGTCGATGTCGCCGCATCTTCACAGTTACTGGACGATGCGCGGCTGATTCGCCGGGTGCTCGGCAGCGATCCGCTGGTGCTGGCGGTGCACCGCCATCATCCGCTGGCGGTGCATGATCATGTACCGCTCAGTGCATTGGCGGGGCACACCTTGTTGATGCGTGAATCAGGCTCGACCACCCGGCGTTTGACCGAAGAATTGCTGGCCAGCGCGGGGGTGAGTTTTGGACCGTTGCTGGAGATTGGTAGCCGTGAGTCGATTCGAGAGGCGGTATTGCGCAACATTGGTATCAGCATCATTGCTCGGCAGGAAGTGCCTCACGATCCGCAATTGCGGGTGCTGACCATCGAGAATGCGCCGCAGATTCCTGAATATCTGTACTGCCTCAAGGAGCGAAAAGGTGCGCGGCTGCCGGCGGCGTTTCTGGGGTTAGCGCAGGAAATGGCTCCGGCCTGA
- a CDS encoding putative 2-aminoethylphosphonate ABC transporter ATP-binding protein produces the protein MNHSIATALTNPGAPMKVRGVQKRFGAFTALDNVSLDVAAGELVCLLGPSGCGKTTLLRCIAGLEKQDSGELYLGDREVSHLAPQARDYGILFQSYALFPNLSVEANIAYGLAGSGRDEVRQRVGQMLELVGLIGSEKKYPGQLSGGQQQRVALARALAPAPSLLLLDEPMSALDARVREHLCTELRQLQRNLGITTLMVTHNQDEAMLMADRIAVMNNGKVEQYATPQEIYDRPATPFVAEFVGQGNWLPFHRSSDSHAQVGGMNMRLAEGSAKTASGRLFCRPEAINVNPSVHEENLFPAKVREITFLGNRCRMSFELDQLPGHALLAELAPEAMPRLGAQQIMVALPPRSLQVFA, from the coding sequence ATGAACCACTCGATCGCAACTGCCCTGACCAACCCCGGCGCGCCGATGAAAGTGCGCGGCGTGCAGAAACGCTTCGGCGCGTTCACCGCGCTGGATAACGTTTCCCTCGACGTGGCGGCCGGTGAACTGGTGTGCCTGTTGGGGCCGTCGGGCTGTGGCAAAACCACCTTGCTGCGCTGCATCGCCGGCCTTGAGAAACAAGACAGTGGCGAGTTGTACCTCGGCGATCGCGAAGTTTCCCACCTGGCACCTCAGGCACGGGACTACGGCATTCTCTTCCAGTCCTACGCGCTGTTCCCCAATCTTAGCGTCGAGGCGAACATCGCCTACGGCCTCGCCGGCAGTGGTCGCGATGAAGTGCGCCAGCGCGTCGGTCAGATGCTGGAACTGGTCGGCCTGATCGGCAGTGAGAAAAAATACCCTGGCCAGTTATCCGGCGGTCAGCAGCAACGTGTCGCACTGGCTCGAGCCTTGGCGCCGGCACCGTCCTTGTTGCTGTTGGACGAACCGATGTCGGCGCTCGACGCCCGGGTCCGCGAGCATCTGTGCACCGAGTTACGCCAATTGCAGCGCAATCTCGGCATCACCACCCTGATGGTTACCCACAATCAGGACGAAGCCATGCTGATGGCCGACCGCATCGCCGTGATGAACAACGGCAAGGTCGAGCAGTACGCCACGCCGCAGGAAATCTACGACCGCCCGGCCACACCCTTTGTGGCGGAGTTCGTCGGTCAGGGTAACTGGCTGCCATTCCACCGGAGCAGCGACAGTCATGCCCAGGTTGGCGGGATGAACATGCGCCTGGCCGAAGGCAGCGCTAAAACCGCCTCGGGCCGTTTGTTCTGCCGCCCCGAGGCCATCAACGTCAACCCGTCGGTGCATGAAGAAAACCTGTTCCCGGCGAAGGTTCGCGAGATCACCTTTCTCGGCAACCGCTGCCGCATGAGCTTCGAACTCGATCAACTGCCGGGCCATGCGCTACTGGCGGAATTGGCACCGGAAGCCATGCCGCGTCTCGGTGCCCAACAGATCATGGTCGCCTTGCCGCCGCGCAGCCTGCAGGTGTTTGCCTGA